One Natrinema longum genomic window, GCGAGCGTCGCCGTCTGGCTGGGCGCACACGTCCTCGAGATCGAATCGACGGCGCTGGCCTGGAAACTGCGGTGGGCGGACGTCCAGTGGCTGTGTGCCGCCGCGATTCCGACCCTGTTTCTCGTGTTCGCGCTGCAGTACACGGGCAACGACCGATGGCTGACCCGTCGCCGGCGGGGCCTGCTCGCGATCGAACCGCTGGTCATGGTGGGGCTGTTGGCGATCAACGACTGGACCGGCGTCCTCTGGGGATCGGCGTTCGAGGAGACGGTCTCGCTCGGCGGCTGGTGGGCGTCGACCGCGACGGTCGCCACCTCGGAGCCGAACGTCGGGCTGTTCGTCCACCTCGGATACGCGACGATCTGTCTCGCGGCCACGTCCGTGCTCGTCCTCGATCTGGTCGTGCGAAGCGAACGGCTCTACCGCTGGCAGGGGGTCGTCGTGCTCGTCGCGATCGCGGTGCCCTGGGCGACGGCCGTGGTGTCTACCTCCTCGCTCGAGATCATCGGCGTGACGCCGATGGGGTTTACCGTCACCGGGCTCGCGATCACGTTCGGCCTCTATCGGTATCGCCTCCTCGAGATCACGCCGATCGCACGCAGCGAGGTCGTCGCGAACCTCGAGGACGGCGTGCTCGTCGTCGACGGCGACCGCCGAATCGTCGACAGCAATCCGGTCGCACAGGAGGTTTTCGGACGACCCCACGACGGGCTCGTCGGCGAACCGATCGCGGCCGTCGTTCCGGCGGTCGATATCGAGTCGGTGATCGAGACGGAAACGACCGCTGACGACGACGAGCGCACCGCTCAGTTCTCGCTCGAGGACGGCGACGATCCCCGCCACTACACGCTCTCGGCGTCGCCAATCGACGACGGCCGCGGCCGAGCGATCGGCTGGACGATCGTCGTCCACGACGTGACCGAGCGTGTCCGCCGGGAGCGCGAACTGGAGCGAACGAACCGCAAACTCGACGAGTTTGCGGCCGTCATCAGCCACGACCTTCGGAACCCGCTGACGGTCTCGAAGGGGTACCTCGACTTGCTCGAGGAGGAGTACGATCCGGAGTACGTCCGAACCGTCGCCGAGTCCCACGAGCGAATGGAGGAACTGATCGACGACGTGCTGGCACTGGCACGACGGGGGCAAGGCGCGCTCGAACTCGAACCGGTCGCACTCGACAGCGTCGCTCGCGCCGCCTGGTCGACGGTCGAGACGGACGGCGCTCGGCTGTCGGTCGTCGACGACCGACTGATCGAGGCGGATCGGACGCAGCTCCGGCAGTTACTCGAGAACCTGTTCCGAAACGCTGTGGAGCATGGTTCCGCGACGTCGGAGCCGTCCCTCGAGACGGTGCGCGACGAAGCGACTCTTACGATCACCGTCGGCACGCTCGAGCGGGGGTTCTTCGTCGCCGACTCGGGAACGGGATTCGAGGACGATCCGGCGGTGGTCTTCGAGTCGGGTTACACCACGAGCGAACACGGGACGGGGCTCGGGCTTTCGATCGTCACGGACATCTGCGACGAACACGGCTGGGAAGTGACCGCAACCGAGGGCGTCGACGGTGGTGCGCGGTTCGATATCATCGGCGTCGACGGTTACGACCGTGGCACGGACGACGGGCACGTGGATTCGCTTTCGACCGTCGGTGAAGGCGAGTAGCCCAGTTCGCGTCGTCG contains:
- a CDS encoding histidine kinase N-terminal 7TM domain-containing protein, translated to MGWEINPYSIVLLFSFVVAIGTAVAAWRTRPASGSAALTALMASVAVWLGAHVLEIESTALAWKLRWADVQWLCAAAIPTLFLVFALQYTGNDRWLTRRRRGLLAIEPLVMVGLLAINDWTGVLWGSAFEETVSLGGWWASTATVATSEPNVGLFVHLGYATICLAATSVLVLDLVVRSERLYRWQGVVVLVAIAVPWATAVVSTSSLEIIGVTPMGFTVTGLAITFGLYRYRLLEITPIARSEVVANLEDGVLVVDGDRRIVDSNPVAQEVFGRPHDGLVGEPIAAVVPAVDIESVIETETTADDDERTAQFSLEDGDDPRHYTLSASPIDDGRGRAIGWTIVVHDVTERVRRERELERTNRKLDEFAAVISHDLRNPLTVSKGYLDLLEEEYDPEYVRTVAESHERMEELIDDVLALARRGQGALELEPVALDSVARAAWSTVETDGARLSVVDDRLIEADRTQLRQLLENLFRNAVEHGSATSEPSLETVRDEATLTITVGTLERGFFVADSGTGFEDDPAVVFESGYTTSEHGTGLGLSIVTDICDEHGWEVTATEGVDGGARFDIIGVDGYDRGTDDGHVDSLSTVGEGE